A section of the Candidatus Nitrosacidococcus sp. I8 genome encodes:
- the ispA gene encoding (2E,6E)-farnesyl diphosphate synthase, translating into MQHIKEKMKVFQERSAHALDQILPLVEILPNRLHEAMRYAVLGKGKKIRPLLVYSAGAIFGVPEEILDTPACAVELIHTYSLVHDDLPSMDNDDLRRGQPTCHKMFDEATALLVGDSLQTLAFQVLANPSLAVPSDHQIRMIELLSIASGSLGMAGGQAVDLESVGKQLTLSELETIHTLKTGALIRASVLLGAWCYPKIDTSTLEKLDQFALRIGLAFQIQDDVLDVESDTDTLGKPQGSDIAKDKPTYPALLGLDQAKQKAQILLHEAIEILKSIGGTTGYLEWLARFIVTRNY; encoded by the coding sequence ATGCAGCATATTAAAGAAAAAATGAAGGTATTCCAAGAACGATCTGCTCACGCTCTAGATCAAATTTTGCCTTTAGTGGAAATCTTACCAAATCGACTTCATGAAGCTATGCGTTATGCAGTGCTAGGGAAAGGTAAAAAAATTCGCCCTTTACTAGTCTACAGTGCAGGAGCCATTTTTGGAGTACCTGAGGAAATTTTAGATACTCCTGCTTGTGCAGTAGAGCTGATTCATACATATTCCTTAGTTCATGACGATTTACCCAGCATGGATAATGATGATCTTCGCCGTGGTCAACCTACATGCCATAAAATGTTTGATGAAGCCACAGCTCTATTAGTAGGAGATTCCCTGCAAACGCTTGCTTTTCAAGTTTTAGCCAATCCAAGCCTAGCGGTACCCTCAGATCATCAAATTAGAATGATCGAATTACTCTCCATTGCTTCAGGATCGTTAGGAATGGCAGGAGGGCAAGCTGTTGATCTAGAATCGGTAGGTAAGCAACTTACTCTTTCAGAATTGGAGACTATTCATACCTTAAAAACCGGTGCCCTAATTCGTGCAAGTGTGTTGCTAGGTGCGTGGTGTTATCCCAAAATTGATACATCTACATTAGAGAAGTTAGATCAATTCGCACTCCGTATTGGGCTTGCTTTTCAAATTCAAGACGATGTATTAGATGTGGAGAGTGATACGGATACATTAGGGAAGCCTCAAGGATCAGATATTGCTAAAGATAAACCCACTTATCCGGCACTGCTTGGGCTGGATCAAGCGAAACAGAAAGCACAAATATTGCTTCATGAAGCAATAGAAATTCTAAAATCTATTGGTGGAACTACTGGGTACTTAGAGTGGCTTGCTCGTTTTATTGTTACTCGTAATTACTAG
- the egtD gene encoding L-histidine N(alpha)-methyltransferase, producing MSYTTISKRDSNKPILYDYHPAPARFQEDILDGLGKLQRQIPPKYFYDEAGSQLFDAICQLPEYYPTRTEIGLLEKYGEEMVQCMEVSDILVEFGSGSSLKIRLLLDNLQPDAYLPIDISKAHLFNSAKILAKDYPQVAIHAICADYTHPFMLPKNFEEDAKSGFFPGSSIGNFEPQEALQFLKQIARLLGKGSGLLIGVDLKKDTDILNAAYNDSQGITAAFNLNLLKRINRELQGNFDLDNFKHNAFYNDSKGRVEMHLVSQKKQTVSIGEYAFEFQAGETVHTENSYKYSVDDFQKLAQAAGFYPKQVWVGEEELFSVHYLYL from the coding sequence ATGAGTTATACCACAATTTCTAAAAGAGATTCTAACAAACCGATCCTTTATGATTATCATCCAGCCCCAGCACGATTTCAAGAAGACATATTAGATGGGCTTGGAAAACTCCAGAGGCAAATTCCACCTAAATATTTCTATGATGAAGCAGGATCACAACTCTTTGATGCAATCTGTCAATTACCTGAATACTATCCAACTCGTACTGAAATTGGATTGCTTGAAAAATATGGGGAGGAGATGGTCCAATGCATGGAAGTAAGTGACATATTAGTGGAATTTGGTAGTGGTAGTAGTCTAAAAATTAGACTATTACTAGATAATCTACAACCTGACGCTTATCTTCCTATTGATATCTCTAAAGCTCACTTATTTAATTCAGCAAAAATTTTAGCTAAAGACTATCCGCAAGTGGCTATCCATGCTATTTGTGCAGATTACACTCACCCTTTTATGCTTCCTAAAAATTTTGAAGAAGATGCAAAATCTGGTTTTTTCCCGGGTTCCAGTATCGGTAATTTTGAACCTCAAGAAGCACTTCAATTTTTAAAGCAAATTGCTCGTTTGCTAGGTAAAGGAAGTGGGTTACTTATTGGGGTAGATTTAAAAAAAGACACTGATATATTAAATGCAGCCTATAATGACTCTCAGGGTATCACTGCTGCTTTTAACTTAAACCTATTAAAGAGAATTAACCGAGAACTTCAAGGGAATTTTGACTTAGATAACTTTAAACACAATGCTTTTTATAATGATTCTAAGGGGCGAGTGGAAATGCATTTAGTAAGTCAAAAAAAACAAACAGTTTCCATAGGTGAGTATGCCTTTGAATTTCAAGCTGGAGAAACAGTGCATACAGAGAACTCTTATAAATATAGCGTTGATGATTTTCAAAAACTAGCACAAGCCGCAGGATTTTACCCAAAACAAGTATGGGTTGGTGAAGAAGAATTATTCAGCGTCCATTATTTATATCTTTAG
- a CDS encoding exodeoxyribonuclease VII small subunit, with amino-acid sequence MLNLHYKDLESIVSQMEQEEIRLDKSIKLYEKK; translated from the coding sequence ATTTTAAATCTGCACTATAAAGATCTTGAATCTATCGTCTCGCAAATGGAACAAGAAGAAATTCGCTTGGATAAATCCATAAAACTATATGAAAAAAAATAA
- the ribD gene encoding bifunctional diaminohydroxyphosphoribosylaminopyrimidine deaminase/5-amino-6-(5-phosphoribosylamino)uracil reductase RibD — protein sequence MNDSVYLVRAIALAKQGLYTTDPNPRVGCVIVKSDQIVGEGWHQQAGGPHAEINALAQAGDKAREATCYVTLEPCCHYGRTAPCTEALIQAGISRVIVAIKDPNPKIAGKGLDQLRAAGIEVTHGLFVDEAKILNLGFIQRFTLNRPWVRCKLAMSLDGATALDSGESRWITSPAARRDVQRWRARSSGILTGIGTILHDNPSLNVRYDELREQIPELFQRQPLRIILDQKLALPEHAKILSLPGSVLIICEDSSHPKAGILRNLGAEVISIPLLEEKLDLALLMNVLAQREINELHVECGAKLAGSLLQAGLIDELILYIAPKLMGDNTLGLFHLLGINTMKDTIDVVIKEVRAIGDDWRFTIHFNKN from the coding sequence TTGAATGATAGTGTTTATTTAGTACGAGCTATAGCCCTTGCCAAACAAGGGCTATATACAACCGATCCTAATCCACGGGTTGGCTGCGTTATCGTAAAATCTGATCAAATTGTTGGAGAAGGATGGCATCAACAAGCTGGAGGTCCCCATGCAGAAATTAATGCTTTAGCCCAGGCGGGAGATAAAGCAAGAGAGGCAACTTGTTATGTCACTTTAGAGCCCTGCTGTCATTATGGGCGAACTGCTCCTTGTACTGAAGCACTCATTCAAGCGGGAATAAGCCGAGTTATTGTTGCAATCAAAGATCCCAACCCCAAAATAGCAGGTAAAGGATTAGATCAGCTGAGAGCTGCAGGTATCGAAGTAACTCATGGGTTATTTGTTGATGAAGCCAAAATTCTTAATCTAGGATTTATTCAACGATTTACTTTAAATCGTCCTTGGGTGCGCTGTAAACTAGCGATGAGTTTAGATGGAGCAACCGCACTTGATTCTGGAGAAAGTCGTTGGATCACCTCTCCTGCTGCTCGCCGAGATGTACAGCGATGGCGGGCTAGAAGCTCCGGAATCTTAACAGGTATTGGCACTATACTCCATGACAACCCTTCTTTGAATGTACGCTATGATGAACTGAGGGAACAAATTCCTGAGTTATTTCAACGCCAACCCTTGCGTATTATTTTAGATCAAAAACTTGCCTTACCTGAACATGCTAAAATTCTCTCTTTGCCCGGTTCCGTATTAATCATTTGCGAAGATTCATCTCATCCTAAAGCAGGCATTTTACGTAATTTAGGAGCTGAAGTAATCAGTATTCCGCTGCTTGAGGAAAAATTAGATCTTGCTCTATTAATGAATGTATTAGCACAACGAGAAATTAATGAGCTTCACGTAGAATGTGGTGCCAAATTAGCTGGATCACTGCTTCAAGCAGGTTTAATTGATGAACTTATATTGTATATTGCTCCAAAACTTATGGGAGATAACACTTTAGGTTTATTTCATTTATTGGGTATTAATACCATGAAGGATACTATTGATGTAGTTATTAAGGAAGTTCGAGCTATTGGAGATGATTGGCGATTTACCATACATTTTAATAAAAACTGA
- the ribF gene encoding bifunctional riboflavin kinase/FAD synthetase, translating into MAKIIRGLHNIKAAHLGGVATIGNFDGVHLGHQAIVKQLAMQAKLRRVPSMIITFEPPPSNFLNLQRAPARITSFRDKVQVLKNLPIDWLLVLHFNHQLATLSAQAFVQKVIIEKLKVCYLAVGQDFRFGYQRQGDLNLLEKIGRRYRFDVICTATLTVDNQRVSSTQIRQALAKADLEKVKKSLGRIYQISGRVRHGQQLGRTLGYPTANIALPQGNPPLKGVFTVTVTGLSEHPLPAIANIGIRPTLNNSQPLLEVHIFDFNQNIYGQHIQVTFLQQIREEVKFCSLTELQVQINKDCEAARKLFLLYNV; encoded by the coding sequence ATGGCTAAGATAATTAGAGGATTACATAATATTAAAGCTGCTCACTTAGGCGGTGTAGCAACTATTGGTAATTTTGATGGGGTTCATTTAGGGCACCAGGCGATTGTAAAGCAGCTTGCAATGCAAGCAAAATTACGCCGTGTCCCCTCTATGATTATTACCTTTGAGCCTCCTCCTAGTAATTTCTTAAATCTTCAGCGGGCACCTGCAAGGATTACTTCTTTTAGAGATAAAGTACAAGTATTAAAAAATCTTCCGATAGATTGGTTACTTGTACTTCACTTTAACCATCAATTAGCTACCTTAAGTGCTCAAGCATTTGTGCAGAAAGTTATTATAGAAAAGCTCAAAGTATGTTATTTAGCAGTAGGCCAAGATTTTCGTTTTGGTTACCAACGTCAAGGAGATCTAAATTTATTAGAAAAAATAGGAAGACGCTATCGTTTTGATGTAATCTGTACGGCTACCTTAACCGTAGATAATCAGCGGGTAAGCAGTACTCAAATTCGCCAAGCTCTTGCAAAGGCAGATTTAGAGAAAGTAAAAAAATCCCTAGGTCGTATTTATCAAATTAGTGGGCGAGTAAGACATGGTCAACAATTAGGCAGAACCCTAGGATATCCAACTGCAAATATTGCACTTCCTCAGGGTAATCCACCACTTAAGGGAGTATTTACAGTGACAGTCACTGGATTGAGTGAACATCCTTTACCAGCAATAGCCAATATTGGTATTCGACCTACTCTTAATAACTCTCAGCCTCTTTTGGAAGTACATATTTTTGATTTTAATCAAAACATTTATGGACAGCATATTCAAGTGACTTTCCTTCAACAAATTAGAGAAGAGGTGAAATTTTGTTCTCTCACTGAATTGCAGGTGCAAATTAATAAAGATTGTGAGGCAGCAAGGAAATTATTTTTGCTCTATAACGTATAG
- the der gene encoding ribosome biogenesis GTPase Der: MTTTIALIGRPNVGKSTLFNYLTRSRDALVVDQPGVTRDRKYGIARYKTQAFFIIDTGGVTDQLSGISELMNQQVKLAITEANIILFLVDGSEGLSSLDEMIANQLRYSQKLIKLVVNKVEKKNQRSIVTDFYQLGLGNPIVISAKQGLGVDALVDSLPIDQKEENEPISTKGIQFAILGRPNVGKSTLVNRLLGEERMITFDEPGTTRDSIAVSFTKNHQLYTLIDTAGIRRRSKIFDVLEKFSVLKAIETIEIAQVAVLVVDACDSFVEQDIHLAGLILEGGKSVIIVVNKWDKASDYQQQRLKANLERRLPFLDFARIHFISALHGKGVDQLFPSIDEAYRAANCHLPTGALNQALAAATAAHPLPSIRGRQIKLRYAHQGGENPPKIIIHGNQTESVPDHYKRYLIRYFRDQFSLVGTPIKLEFKTTENPYKDRVNIPTQHQLKKRKRIIKDRKSNH; the protein is encoded by the coding sequence ATGACAACAACAATTGCTTTAATAGGTCGTCCCAATGTAGGAAAATCTACTTTATTTAATTATTTAACTCGAAGCCGTGATGCTTTAGTGGTAGATCAGCCCGGTGTAACTCGAGACAGGAAATATGGTATTGCTCGCTATAAAACCCAAGCGTTTTTCATCATTGATACTGGAGGAGTAACCGATCAGCTCTCTGGAATCTCAGAATTAATGAATCAGCAAGTAAAACTTGCTATTACAGAAGCAAACATTATATTGTTCCTTGTCGATGGCAGTGAGGGATTATCATCATTAGATGAAATGATTGCAAATCAACTTCGTTATAGCCAAAAACTTATTAAATTAGTTGTTAATAAAGTAGAGAAGAAAAATCAGCGATCTATAGTCACTGATTTTTACCAATTGGGATTAGGAAATCCTATAGTTATTTCTGCTAAACAAGGATTAGGTGTTGATGCATTAGTAGATTCGCTTCCCATCGATCAAAAGGAGGAGAATGAACCTATTTCTACCAAAGGGATACAGTTTGCTATTCTAGGTCGACCTAATGTAGGTAAATCTACCTTAGTAAATCGCTTGTTAGGCGAAGAGCGTATGATTACTTTTGATGAACCTGGTACGACAAGAGATAGTATTGCCGTCTCTTTTACTAAAAATCATCAACTCTATACTTTAATAGATACAGCAGGGATCCGTCGTCGCTCAAAAATATTTGATGTTCTTGAAAAATTCAGTGTTCTAAAAGCAATAGAAACCATAGAGATAGCTCAAGTAGCTGTTTTAGTAGTAGATGCTTGTGATAGTTTTGTAGAACAAGATATCCATCTAGCAGGGTTGATTCTAGAGGGTGGTAAATCGGTAATCATTGTTGTAAACAAGTGGGATAAGGCTTCAGATTATCAACAACAGAGACTAAAGGCTAATTTAGAGAGGCGATTACCTTTTCTTGATTTCGCTAGAATTCATTTTATTTCTGCCCTTCATGGTAAAGGAGTAGATCAACTTTTTCCTTCTATCGACGAAGCTTATCGAGCTGCAAACTGTCACCTGCCTACGGGTGCACTTAATCAGGCTCTAGCAGCTGCTACAGCAGCCCATCCTTTACCTTCAATTAGAGGACGGCAAATTAAATTACGCTACGCTCACCAAGGAGGAGAGAATCCTCCTAAAATAATCATTCATGGTAATCAAACCGAGTCGGTACCAGATCACTATAAGCGCTACTTAATAAGGTATTTCCGAGATCAGTTTTCCCTAGTAGGAACACCTATCAAACTAGAATTTAAAACTACAGAAAACCCCTATAAAGATCGAGTAAATATACCCACTCAGCATCAGTTAAAAAAACGCAAACGGATTATTAAAGATAGAAAATCTAACCACTAG
- the folE2 gene encoding GTP cyclohydrolase FolE2: protein MNKNQSIIKDVHSESDKRNIAIHQVGIKGIRYPLQVKNRSGKIQHTVAQVNMYVGLAQHLKGAHMSRFVAVLNQYQDPITLNFFQNMPREMKNHLQADSGYIEMEFPYFINKQSPISAQQSLLDYQVSLIGESYPDQERIIVKVVIPITSLCPCSKGISDYGAHNQRSYVTVQVQMKDPFWIEDIIEIVEQEASCEIFSLLKRPDEKYITERAYDNPKFVEDIVRDIAAQFNLNKKISAYTVEVENIESIHNHSAYAKIDKLNPI, encoded by the coding sequence ATGAATAAAAATCAATCTATTATTAAGGATGTCCACTCTGAGTCAGATAAAAGGAATATTGCTATTCATCAGGTAGGCATTAAAGGTATTCGCTACCCTTTACAAGTTAAAAATCGTAGTGGCAAAATACAGCATACAGTTGCTCAGGTGAATATGTATGTAGGGCTAGCTCAACATTTAAAGGGAGCACATATGTCTCGTTTTGTAGCAGTGCTTAATCAATACCAGGATCCTATTACCCTTAATTTTTTTCAGAATATGCCTCGAGAGATGAAGAACCATCTCCAAGCCGATTCTGGCTATATAGAAATGGAATTCCCCTACTTTATCAATAAACAATCGCCTATTTCTGCACAGCAAAGCTTATTAGACTATCAAGTTTCCCTTATTGGAGAGTCCTATCCAGATCAAGAGCGTATTATAGTTAAAGTGGTAATACCAATAACCAGTCTTTGCCCTTGTTCGAAAGGAATTTCAGACTATGGTGCTCATAACCAACGATCCTATGTAACAGTGCAAGTGCAAATGAAAGATCCATTTTGGATTGAAGATATTATTGAAATAGTAGAACAAGAAGCTTCTTGTGAAATTTTTAGCCTATTAAAGCGCCCAGATGAAAAGTACATCACTGAACGAGCGTATGATAACCCTAAATTTGTAGAGGATATTGTACGAGATATTGCTGCTCAATTTAATTTAAATAAAAAGATCTCTGCTTACACGGTAGAGGTGGAAAATATTGAATCTATCCACAATCATTCCGCCTATGCGAAAATAGATAAATTAAACCCTATCTAG
- a CDS encoding DUF1820 family protein has product MTKKRIYKIKFISQGKLYELFAREVSQSSMYGFIEIGEIIFGEKSAMVVDPTEEHLKSEFSGVSRTYIPMHTIVRIDEVEKEGVNKITEVSSSEGNVAMFPSPMHTPGKTKK; this is encoded by the coding sequence GTGACTAAAAAACGTATCTATAAAATTAAATTTATCAGCCAAGGTAAGCTCTATGAATTATTTGCCCGTGAAGTATCTCAAAGTTCTATGTATGGGTTTATAGAAATAGGGGAGATTATCTTTGGAGAAAAATCTGCCATGGTGGTAGATCCTACCGAAGAACACTTAAAATCTGAATTTTCAGGAGTAAGTCGCACTTATATTCCTATGCATACTATTGTGCGAATAGATGAGGTAGAAAAAGAAGGGGTAAATAAAATTACTGAGGTCTCTTCATCAGAAGGTAATGTAGCCATGTTCCCTTCTCCAATGCATACCCCTGGGAAAACTAAAAAATAA
- the glyA gene encoding serine hydroxymethyltransferase: MYHKKMDIAGYDDELSTALFGELRRQEEHLELIASENYVSPRVLEAQGSVLTNKYAEGYPGKRYYGGCEYIDMVEQLAIDRAKELFGADYANVQPHSGSQANAEAMLALLAPHDTIMGLSLAHGGHLTHGAKVNFSGKIFHAVQFGVNPETGLIDYDEVAELARTHRPKMIIAGFTAYSRVVNWIRFREIADSVGAYLLADIAHTSGMIAAGIYPNPVQIADITTSTTHKTLRGPRSGLILAKANPEIEKKLNSMVFPGMQGGPLMHIIAAKAVAFKEAMSPEFVDYQHQVVRNAHIMAKTVQDRGYKVVSGGTDSHLFLVDLVAKGITGKAADAALGKANITVNKNAVPNDPQSPFVTSGIRIGSAATTTRGFKEIEAQEIANWVCDVLDDIENEEVINETKEKVLALCKRFPVYGS, from the coding sequence ATGTACCATAAAAAAATGGATATTGCAGGCTATGATGATGAGCTTAGCACAGCCCTTTTTGGGGAATTAAGACGTCAAGAAGAGCATCTCGAATTAATCGCCTCCGAAAACTATGTTAGTCCTCGGGTACTTGAAGCACAAGGTTCTGTACTCACTAATAAATATGCTGAAGGTTACCCTGGTAAGCGATACTATGGTGGCTGTGAATATATTGATATGGTAGAGCAATTAGCTATTGATCGAGCTAAAGAACTCTTTGGTGCAGACTATGCTAATGTCCAGCCTCACTCTGGATCTCAAGCTAATGCTGAAGCGATGCTCGCTTTGCTTGCACCTCACGATACTATTATGGGATTAAGTCTTGCTCATGGTGGGCATTTAACCCATGGCGCAAAGGTAAATTTTTCTGGAAAAATATTTCATGCGGTTCAATTTGGAGTTAATCCAGAAACTGGATTAATTGATTATGATGAGGTAGCAGAGCTAGCGAGAACCCATCGCCCTAAAATGATTATTGCAGGATTTACTGCCTATTCTCGGGTAGTAAACTGGATACGTTTTAGAGAAATTGCCGATTCCGTAGGGGCTTATCTTCTTGCTGATATTGCTCACACTTCTGGAATGATTGCAGCTGGAATTTATCCTAATCCTGTACAAATTGCAGATATTACTACCAGTACTACCCATAAAACCTTAAGAGGCCCTCGATCTGGATTAATTCTCGCAAAAGCTAATCCTGAAATTGAGAAAAAACTAAACTCTATGGTATTCCCCGGAATGCAAGGCGGTCCTTTGATGCATATTATTGCAGCTAAGGCAGTGGCATTTAAAGAAGCTATGAGTCCAGAGTTTGTAGATTATCAACATCAAGTAGTACGTAATGCTCACATTATGGCAAAAACTGTGCAAGATCGGGGCTACAAAGTGGTTTCTGGAGGTACAGACAGCCATTTATTTTTAGTTGATTTAGTTGCCAAGGGTATTACCGGAAAAGCGGCAGATGCAGCTTTGGGAAAAGCAAATATTACCGTAAATAAAAATGCAGTGCCTAACGATCCCCAATCACCTTTTGTAACTAGTGGGATTCGTATCGGTAGTGCTGCTACAACTACCCGAGGGTTTAAAGAGATAGAAGCACAAGAAATTGCAAACTGGGTATGTGATGTGCTGGATGATATTGAGAACGAAGAAGTTATTAATGAAACAAAAGAAAAAGTCCTTGCATTATGTAAGCGGTTTCCAGTCTACGGTAGCTAG
- the queD gene encoding 6-carboxytetrahydropterin synthase QueD: MAATYILKVITDFSSAHTLRGYLGACQRMHGHNWKLEVEVTAKVLNSLGIAIDFKEIRHHARTLCAELDHQYLNEISPFNEINPTAENIAAFFYHRLGTQINSEYVWVSSITLWETDRACVRYTEEP; encoded by the coding sequence ATGGCAGCAACTTATATTCTTAAAGTTATTACCGATTTTTCTTCTGCTCATACCTTAAGAGGTTACCTTGGGGCATGCCAGAGAATGCATGGTCATAATTGGAAATTAGAGGTGGAGGTGACTGCCAAAGTACTCAACTCCTTAGGAATTGCTATTGATTTTAAAGAAATTAGGCATCATGCTCGTACTTTATGCGCTGAATTAGATCATCAGTATCTCAACGAAATTTCTCCCTTTAATGAAATTAACCCAACCGCAGAGAATATAGCTGCATTTTTTTATCACCGACTAGGAACACAAATTAATAGTGAATATGTATGGGTGAGCAGTATTACGTTGTGGGAAACTGATCGGGCTTGTGTTCGCTATACTGAAGAGCCTTAA
- a CDS encoding 2-hydroxyacid dehydrogenase → MIGVFLDQATVHPEDIDFSPLENVLSQWSYYPITLYEKEMIHRIKHADIVITNKAVLTDSVLLQATHLKLICIAATGTNNVALETAHRLGVPVCNVPNYCTASVTEHVFALILALTKRLNSLTQAVVHGAWQKSPHFTLLDFPCRELKGKTLGIIGYGELGNSVARIAQAFGMNILIAQRANSPLQPNRISLRELLPQVDILSLHCPLTANTQGLINKEALELMRSDALIINTARGGIIDEAALADALRNRKLGGAGIDVLSQEPPKDNHPLLASDIPNLILTPHVAWNSREARQYLIYQVADNIRSFLMGTPKNIVNEY, encoded by the coding sequence ATGATTGGCGTATTTTTAGATCAAGCTACTGTACATCCAGAAGATATTGATTTTTCCCCATTAGAAAATGTGCTTTCTCAATGGTCATACTACCCGATAACTCTCTATGAAAAAGAGATGATTCATAGAATAAAACATGCAGATATTGTAATTACCAATAAAGCCGTTCTGACCGATTCTGTGCTTTTACAGGCAACTCATTTAAAACTCATTTGTATTGCAGCTACTGGTACCAATAATGTTGCATTAGAAACAGCACATCGTCTTGGTGTTCCAGTATGTAATGTACCTAATTATTGTACCGCATCGGTGACTGAGCACGTATTTGCTCTAATTTTAGCTTTAACTAAACGATTAAATTCCCTTACTCAAGCTGTAGTTCACGGTGCATGGCAAAAAAGCCCTCACTTTACCTTACTTGATTTTCCGTGTCGAGAATTGAAAGGAAAAACTTTGGGTATTATAGGTTATGGAGAGCTTGGTAACTCAGTAGCTCGAATTGCACAAGCTTTTGGTATGAACATCCTTATTGCTCAACGAGCTAATAGCCCACTTCAGCCTAACCGTATCTCTTTAAGGGAGTTATTGCCCCAAGTAGATATTTTAAGTTTACATTGCCCTTTAACTGCAAATACACAAGGACTAATTAACAAAGAAGCTTTAGAATTGATGCGATCTGATGCTCTGATTATTAATACTGCTCGAGGAGGTATCATAGACGAGGCAGCTTTAGCTGATGCATTGCGAAATAGAAAATTAGGCGGTGCAGGAATTGATGTATTAAGCCAAGAACCCCCTAAAGACAATCATCCATTGCTTGCTTCTGATATTCCCAATTTAATCCTAACCCCACATGTAGCTTGGAATAGTAGAGAAGCACGGCAATATTTAATTTATCAAGTAGCAGACAATATACGGAGTTTCTTAATGGGCACTCCTAAAAATATTGTAAATGAATATTGA
- the egtB gene encoding ergothioneine biosynthesis protein EgtB, with product MLGLNTADLPHNQASRKDGNEIIFHYSKVRQLSETLCQPLEIEDYIIQTMPDVSPPKWHLAHTSWFFEQFILIPYLKGYQPFHPSYHYLFNSYYETAGQMWLRPKRGLLSRPTVAEIYTYRRYVDDKIKILGESMDSALQWEVEIAPLMELGIHHEQQHQELLLTDIKHIFATNPLHPVYRINSNSTEIKQTTITQKLQWHLYEEGLYIVGYEGDGFCYDNEKPNHQVYLQSFRLASKLVTNGDYLAFIEAGGYKQPQYWLSDGWHTIKDQGWQAPLYWEQREDNSWWHMTLSGLEPISLDNPVCHVSYYEADAYARWAGHRLPTEAEWEVVAKQLPCQGNFLDSGFLHPISSPKNLQEPNQIFGDVWEWTRSPYSPYPRYQPPAGAIGEYNGKFMCNQMVLRGGSCISSRNHLRASYRNFFSPDARWQFTGFRLAEDR from the coding sequence ATGCTTGGTCTAAATACGGCTGATTTACCGCATAACCAAGCCAGTAGAAAAGACGGAAATGAAATAATATTTCATTATTCTAAAGTACGCCAGCTAAGTGAAACGCTCTGCCAGCCTCTAGAAATTGAAGATTATATTATTCAAACTATGCCAGATGTTAGTCCACCAAAATGGCATTTAGCTCATACTAGTTGGTTTTTTGAGCAGTTTATTCTCATTCCCTACCTTAAAGGTTATCAGCCTTTTCATCCTAGCTATCATTACCTGTTTAATTCTTATTATGAGACTGCTGGGCAAATGTGGCTACGACCTAAACGGGGGTTATTATCTCGTCCTACTGTAGCTGAGATTTATACATATCGTCGCTATGTAGATGATAAGATAAAAATATTGGGAGAGAGTATGGATAGTGCTCTCCAGTGGGAAGTAGAAATCGCTCCCTTAATGGAATTAGGTATTCATCATGAGCAGCAGCATCAAGAATTATTGCTTACGGATATAAAGCATATTTTTGCTACCAATCCTTTACATCCTGTTTATCGAATTAATAGTAACTCTACTGAAATTAAACAAACCACCATAACGCAAAAACTCCAATGGCATCTCTATGAAGAGGGGCTATATATAGTAGGCTATGAGGGGGATGGTTTTTGTTATGACAATGAAAAACCAAACCATCAAGTATACTTACAGTCTTTTCGCCTTGCTTCAAAACTTGTTACTAATGGGGATTACTTGGCTTTTATTGAAGCAGGAGGGTATAAACAACCTCAATACTGGCTATCTGATGGTTGGCACACTATTAAAGATCAGGGATGGCAAGCCCCTTTATACTGGGAACAAAGGGAAGACAACAGCTGGTGGCATATGACTTTAAGTGGGTTAGAGCCTATTTCACTTGATAATCCAGTATGCCATGTAAGTTACTACGAAGCTGATGCCTATGCACGTTGGGCAGGACATCGCTTACCTACAGAAGCAGAATGGGAAGTGGTCGCAAAACAATTACCTTGCCAAGGCAACTTTTTAGATTCTGGTTTTTTACATCCTATCTCCTCTCCGAAAAATCTTCAGGAACCTAACCAAATATTCGGTGATGTATGGGAATGGACAAGGAGTCCTTATAGTCCTTACCCTAGGTATCAGCCTCCTGCTGGAGCTATAGGTGAATATAATGGTAAGTTTATGTGTAATCAAATGGTATTACGGGGTGGATCCTGTATCAGTTCTAGGAATCATTTGCGAGCTTCTTATCGTAATTTTTTTTCCCCTGATGCCCGCTGGCAATTTACAGGATTTAGACTAGCGGAGGATAGATGA